The DNA window GCGGACCGGTGGTTCCAGATGCTGTCGAGCACGCCCCAACGCGCGCCGTCGTCGATGAATCCGGACCGCTTGCCGGCTTCGACGGGCAGCAGGCTCGGGGGGATTGCGTTCCGGACGGTGGTCGGGGACGGTGCAGCGGGGCAGGGATTCTGCGCGACGGCCGAATCGGGCGAGCCGGCGGCGACTCCCGCCGCGAACAGGACCATCCTCGCCGCCCCCCGCACGCATGGCGTACACCGCATGGCCGCTCCCGGATGGTCAGAAGCCGAGCCGGAAGCCGACGCGCAGCAGGCTCGGGTTCATTATCTCCAACGTCCTGCCCGGACCGGTCGGGCCCTCGGCCGTGCCCACGTCGTACTGGCGCTTGAGCACCGTGCTCGCGTTCAGAATGTTGAACCAGTCGAGGTCCACGTTCATCGTGACGTCGTCGACCCGGAACTCCTTGCCGACCCGCAGGTCGAAGCTCCTGATGGCCGGCAACCGGTGATCGCCGACGTCGGGCGCCAGCAGCACGTCCTTGAACGCCGCCGCGTCCCGCGGATGGGCCTGGATCTCCTGGAAGTAGGGCTGCCCGAAGCCCTGCCGGATCAGCAGGTTGGCGGCGACGTTGATGCCGAACGGCGCCTCGTAGAGCCCGTTGGCCACGAACTGGAACTTCGGGCTCACGAAATAGAAATCCGTCTTGCCGCTTCCCGACTCCCTGCTGATGACCAGGCCGCCGTCGCGCTGCGGGCTGATCGGCGACGGCGTCGGATCGATGATCGCGGCCGCCCGGTCCGTGAAGTACTCCCGGTGGTCGTTGTAGGAGTAGGCGATGCGCGCCATCCAGCGGTTGCTCAGCCGCTTCGTGAAACCGGTCTCCCAACCCCAGTAACCCTGGTGATAGCCCTCCCGGTTGCGCTCCTCCCGGCCTCCGCCCGGGGGCAGGGCCACGCCCGGCAGCGGCGCGTAGACGTCCTGGCTGACCGACCCGCCGCCGCCGGCCGACGGCAGCGCCGCGGTGATCGTGTCGACCACGCCATAGTCGCTGGACGCGAGTCCGAGCAGCGGCTCCCACGTCAGGTTGGTGAACCGACGGTAGGTCACCGACGCGGTCAGCGCGGAGTTGGAAATCGGCAACTCCCGATCGACGCCGAAGATGAGCTCGTGCGTCCGCGGAGAAGAGAGGTCGGAAGCCACCCGGTTGACGCTTTCGGTCGACGTCGGGTTGGCGGGATCGAAACCCTCGGCGAAGACGATCCCGTTGTCGAGAAGCAACTCGTCGCGTTGCGTCACGCCGTCGCCGTTGAAATCGATCGCCGTATAGTACACGGCCGAGTAGTCGACCGGTCCGGCGAGGGTGCTGGAAGCCCCCGCCTCCAACTGCGAGGCGAACTGCCCGTAGCTCGCCCGGACGAGCGTGTCCGACTCCTCGCCGAGCGCGTAGCTGACGCCGATACGCGGCGCCAGCATGTCGAAGACGTGCGTGTTGCGCAGGGGCGATGACGTCAGAGCGGGGAGCACGTCCGGCACCAGCGGGTTCGCCCGCCGGCTCGATTCCAGCAGCGACGCCGCCGACCGGTCGAAACGCACGCCGACGTCGATGGTCAGGCGGTCCTTCGCGATCCGGTCGCTTGCGTAGAAGCTCAGGTACCGGCCCTCCGCGTTCACGGAGGAGTCGCCGAAGATGATGGTCCGCATCAGGCCGTTGTCGGGATAGCTGTTCAGATGCAGGGAGAGCGTCCCCGTTCCGGGCCAGACCAGATCCGTCTGCACGCCGTTCCGCCGCCAGTTGAAGCCGAGCCGCAGCTCGTGGTCGCCACGGAACCAGTTGGCGTCGGCATCGATCACCGACTGCGGCCGCCACGATCGGAAATCGAGGTAGGAGTTGTGGTACACGCGGTTCACGTCGCGGTACACGTCCTTGTCGAGCCCGCCGCGGGGCGTGAGGAAGAAACCCCAGTTGTACTGCGTCGCCTTGGCGCTGACCACCAGATCGCGCCCGGCCCAGGTGGCCGTGCCGGTGAACAGGCCCGCGCCGCTGCCCCCCTGGTTCCAGGTGGTCTCGTCGGGCCGCGTCGGCCCGGCGTTGCGCCCGAGCTTGATCTTGGCCCCGTTGAAATGATTGAAACCGAGGCGCAGGCCGTCGGCGACCTGCCCCTGCACCTTCAGCGCCCGGTTGGTCAGGGTGGTGCGATCCGCGGTGTCGATGAGCGTCCGCAGCCGGATGTCGGTCTCCCCCAGCGAGCCCCAGGCCCACAGCCGATCCCTCACGAGCGGGCCGCCGACCTCGAAGCCGTAGTCGGCGTACTGCTCCATCCGGTTGCCCTTCCCGGTCTCGCCGCCGATCGACTCGGCCAGCTCCTCCGACAGGTTGCCGCGCTGCAGCCCTTCGTTGGCGAAGTAGCCGCGCAGGCTGCCGTGGTACTGGTTCGTGCCGCTCTTGAGCACCACGTCCACGGCGGCGCCCGGGGTCTGGTTCCGCACGTCCGCCCCGCCCGTGTTGATGCGCACCTCCTGGAACTGGTCGAAGTCCCAGTAGGTCGGCGACGAGAGCGACGCCATGTCGGTGATCACCACACCGTCGAGCGTCCAGGTGTTCTCGTCGTCGCTCGCGCCCTTGGCCATGTAGATGGACTGCTGGCCCGATTCCGCCCCGCCGACGTTGACGCGGTCCACCACGACGCCGGGAATCGTCTGCAGCACCACCCACGGGTCGCGCGCCGACGGGATCTCCTGCAGCTCCTCCACCGTCACGTGCGTATCGGTGCTCTGGCGGCGCGGGTCGATGATCGGCGCCGTGCCGGAGACCATCACCGTCTCCTCGACGCCGCCGACCTCGAGCGTTGCGACCAGCGGGGTTGCCGACGCCGCCCGCACCTGTACGGCCGTGTCCACGAACGTGCGAAAGCCCTGCAGGGTGACGCTCGCCACGTAGGTGCCGACCGGGAGCCGCAGCAGGTGCGCCTCGCCCTGCACGTCGGTGAATACGTCGGCGCGATCCTGCGGTCCGGTAATGGTCACGGCTGCGCCCGGCAGCACCGCGCCGGTGGAGTCCTCGACGGTGATGTCGATTCGTCCGAGGTCGACCTGTGCCGCAACGGGCGACGCGAGCAGGACGAGCGCGAGCCCCGCGCCCAGATTCGGAAAGTGGATTCGCCGCTTCATGTCGCCGCCTCCATCACGTGCGCGGGAGCGGCAGATGACCGGCGCTTGGGTCCCGGCAATTCACCGCGATCCCAGATACGTCTCCGCGCATGGTAGCAGCAGATTCGTTCCACCACGAAATCTCCAAAGCGATACCGTGCTACCACGTCATCCGGCGTCCGGGCCGGACAAGTCGACGTCCGACGGCCGTTCGCCCGTCAACCCCCGCTTTCGAGCAGTCCGGTCAGGCGCTGTATGTCCTCGCCGTAGGACGCCGGCGCGGTGCCCACGAACCGCTCCAGGTAGGACCGCGCCGCGCCGAGATCACCCGCATCGACCAGCTCCGTGCCCAATCGCAGCAGGGCGTCCGGAACCCGTGTACTGTCGGGGTCCAACTCGATGACGCGCTCGAAGGTCTCCAGCGCCCGTTCGTGATCCCCGCGCCGCGCATAGGCGACGCCCAGCGCGTTCAGCGGGTTGACGTCCGGGGGTCCCTCACCCGCCACCAGCGCTTCCAGCAGCGGCACCGCCTCGTCGGCCGCACCGCTCTCGGCCAGGTACATCCCGAGCTGGCCGGCCGCGGCCGGACTCGCGATGCCGGCATCCCGAACCCGTCTCAGCGTCGCGACGGCCTCTTCCGCCTCGCCCAGCGACCAGTGGAGGTACGCCAGGTGCCGGTGGGCCAGCTCCAGATCGGGGCGCTCGGCGATCACTTCACGGTAGACCTCTATCGCTTCGCGCGGCCGGCCGCGCCGGTACAGGTCGACACCGCGGTGGATCGCTGCGTCCAGGTGCGCAAGCCGCTTCGGGTCGTCGTCCTCGGTATGGGTATCCCTGGCGGGCGCGGTTCCGCCCGCGTAGCCCAGGGACCGGAGACGCTCGACCACCTCCGCGGTCTCCGCGACGCGCCGCTCGAGCGGGTCCGACGCCGGCAGGTCCGCCAACAGGGCCTCCAGCTCCCGCGCCCGCCCCGCCCGGCCCGCGGCCAGGTTGCTCGATTCGGCCGGGTCGGCCCGCACG is part of the Acidobacteriota bacterium genome and encodes:
- a CDS encoding TonB-dependent receptor — translated: MKRRIHFPNLGAGLALVLLASPVAAQVDLGRIDITVEDSTGAVLPGAAVTITGPQDRADVFTDVQGEAHLLRLPVGTYVASVTLQGFRTFVDTAVQVRAASATPLVATLEVGGVEETVMVSGTAPIIDPRRQSTDTHVTVEELQEIPSARDPWVVLQTIPGVVVDRVNVGGAESGQQSIYMAKGASDDENTWTLDGVVITDMASLSSPTYWDFDQFQEVRINTGGADVRNQTPGAAVDVVLKSGTNQYHGSLRGYFANEGLQRGNLSEELAESIGGETGKGNRMEQYADYGFEVGGPLVRDRLWAWGSLGETDIRLRTLIDTADRTTLTNRALKVQGQVADGLRLGFNHFNGAKIKLGRNAGPTRPDETTWNQGGSGAGLFTGTATWAGRDLVVSAKATQYNWGFFLTPRGGLDKDVYRDVNRVYHNSYLDFRSWRPQSVIDADANWFRGDHELRLGFNWRRNGVQTDLVWPGTGTLSLHLNSYPDNGLMRTIIFGDSSVNAEGRYLSFYASDRIAKDRLTIDVGVRFDRSAASLLESSRRANPLVPDVLPALTSSPLRNTHVFDMLAPRIGVSYALGEESDTLVRASYGQFASQLEAGASSTLAGPVDYSAVYYTAIDFNGDGVTQRDELLLDNGIVFAEGFDPANPTSTESVNRVASDLSSPRTHELIFGVDRELPISNSALTASVTYRRFTNLTWEPLLGLASSDYGVVDTITAALPSAGGGGSVSQDVYAPLPGVALPPGGGREERNREGYHQGYWGWETGFTKRLSNRWMARIAYSYNDHREYFTDRAAAIIDPTPSPISPQRDGGLVISRESGSGKTDFYFVSPKFQFVANGLYEAPFGINVAANLLIRQGFGQPYFQEIQAHPRDAAAFKDVLLAPDVGDHRLPAIRSFDLRVGKEFRVDDVTMNVDLDWFNILNASTVLKRQYDVGTAEGPTGPGRTLEIMNPSLLRVGFRLGF